In Acidobacteriota bacterium, the sequence CTTCACGTAAACTCTCCGTCCCGGCTTGCTGATGCGGCGCAGTTTGCGCATGGCCGGCGTGCGGTCGGAGAGATATTTCAAAGCGAGGTTGATGCCCTGGTGGCCGTCCCGTTCGGTCATGCTGTGGCCCAGGATGTAGCCTTCCTCCTCCAGGATCTGAGCGATGGCGTGCTTGATCTTGGAGTAGGGAATGTAAACCGAATCATGGGTCGCCATCTGAGCGTTGCGGATGCGCGTCAGCAGGTCCGCAATGGGGTCTGTCATCGACATCTTATCTGGCTCCTTGCAAGCAGCGGACAGTTACCAACTGGCCTTGGTGACCCCCGGAACTTCTCCATTGAGGGCCAGTTCCCGGAAGCAGATCCGGCACAGCTCGAACCGCCGCAGGTAACCCCGCGCCCGTCCGCAGCGCTGGCACCGGTTGTACCGGCGGACCTTGAACTTGGGCTTTTTCCGCTGTTTCGCTATCAGTGATTTCTTAGCCATTGAATTCTTGTTTCCTCTTGGCCTTGCCTACACGGCGGCGGCTTGCCGGCGCCGCTCTCTCTTGGCGAAGGGCATTCCCAGCTGGGCGAGCAGGAAACGCGCCTCCTGATCGGTTTCGGCGGTGGTCACGATGGTGACGTTCATGCCCCGCAGCTCGGGCGTCTTGGCCAGGTCGATCTCGGCGAAGATGACCTGGTCGGTCAGTCCCAGGGTGTAGTTTCCGCGCCCGTCGAAGGCGTTGGGCGAAACGCCGCGGAAGTCGCGCACACGGGGCAGTCCGATGCTCAAAAGACGGTCCAGGAACTCCCACATGCGGGCCCGGCGCAGGGTGACCTTGAGTCCGATGGGCATGCCCTCGCGCAGGCGGAAGGCGGCGATCGACTTCTTGGCCCGCTTGATGATGGGCTTTTGGCCCGTGAT encodes:
- the rpsH gene encoding 30S ribosomal protein S8 translates to MSMTDPIADLLTRIRNAQMATHDSVYIPYSKIKHAIAQILEEEGYILGHSMTERDGHQGINLALKYLSDRTPAMRKLRRISKPGRRVYVKRDRIPSSQGGLGIVILSTSQGLMTDKTARQEKMGGELLCEIY
- a CDS encoding type Z 30S ribosomal protein S14 — its product is MAKKSLIAKQRKKPKFKVRRYNRCQRCGRARGYLRRFELCRICFRELALNGEVPGVTKASW
- the rplE gene encoding 50S ribosomal protein L5, coding for MARLQQLYKEQVVPALEKEFGYTNPMTVPKLTKIVVNMGVGEAIQNAKVLDEASDDLMAITGQKPIIKRAKKSIAAFRLREGMPIGLKVTLRRARMWEFLDRLLSIGLPRVRDFRGVSPNAFDGRGNYTLGLTDQVIFAEIDLAKTPELRGMNVTIVTTAETDQEARFLLAQLGMPFAKRERRRQAAAV